The Dehalococcoides mccartyi CG5 genome contains the following window.
CGTCAGGCCATTACCCAGATAATGGCCCATAAGGTGCTTTTTGAACTTAGGGAGATACGGGTGTACGACATATCTCCTGATGCGGGTTTAAGACTCATAGAGTATTTCCCTGATCTGAATATAAGGCAAACCAGCCTTGAAGAAACTGCCGCTTCAGATATAATCTGTACCCTTACTACTTCAACCAAACCGGTCTTGTTCTTAAAACACTTAAAACCCGGTTGCCATATAAATGCGGTCGGGGCGGATGCCCCCGGCAAACAGGAGCTTGACCCCCTTATCCTCAAGCAGGCGGTAGTGGTGGTAGATGATATGGACCAGGCAATCCATGCCGGTGAGCTGAATGTGCCCGTGAAAGCGGGTGCTTTTAATAAGGAAATGGTCAAGGCCAATCTGGGGCAAATATTGATGGGGGGAAAAAGCGGACGCAGCTCAGTCAGGGATATAACCGTATTTGATTCTACCGGAGTGGCCATTGAAGATATCGCAGTAGCCAAATGGCTGTATCAGAGGGCAAGTAATCTCGGAACCTTCCTGAGTCTGCCGTTGGTGGAGTAGGCTTCAGGACTGGGTTTTTTTAGAGGGTGTCTGCTTGGGGGCTTTGAGATTTACTTCTTCGGCAGAGAAGGGCGAATAACCCTGAATGATTTCATCTTCAGTAGTTATTACCAGTTTACCGCCGCACTGGGCACAGCTTTGGTGGCGGGCATTTAAAAGCGCCCATCCGTGATAATGCCCCCCGCACTTGGTACATACTGCTTCTGGTATTTGCATACTATTATATTACCATTAAGGTAGATATAACCTGTCAACTACTTTATAGTTACTATTTTAAGAAAATAGTAACTATTATCCGGCAGTTGCTACTGCCAGGCACCATTTACGAAAGTGAGACCTGCCCAGTCACTGTCTTCGGGCATTTCAGCACTTGCTATCAGCCCTTTTTCATCTAGAGTATATATACCGATAACCGCACCCATAATAAAATTATGAACTGGCAAGCTGACGGAAGGTGAACCGTAGGTAACACTGGAGGTATGGCCGGGTCCTACCGTGCCTCCGTCATTCAGGGTATTTGTTTTCACATCTACCATAGCGGACAGGACTGCCAGACGGACATTTGCCAGTTCGGTATTGGCTGACTCTACCTTGCCCTCGTGCATAAACTTGATTACATTGGGGATTACCACTCCTGCCAATGCTCCCAATATGGCCACAACTACCAGTATTTCAATGAGTGTAAAACCACTTTCACGCTTGAAAATGTTTAGCGGCATTTTCATAAATCTCCCCCTGTGCTTGCACCTGTCCACATTTATATCTCCAATAGTACTAAAATTTAGTCATCAGTTGCAATACCCTTTTATTAAAGTGCTTGTCTTGCTGAAAATACCCGCTGGCTTTATACTTTAGCCATGCCTGAGCATAAAATATTGGTAGTTGAAGATGATGCCACTCTGCGGGAACTTTTGTGTTATAACCTTGCCAAAGAAGGGTATCAGCTGGAATGTGCTGAAGACGGGCTGAAGGCACTTAGTGTTTACCGCCTGTTTAAGCCGGCACTGGTTATACTGGATGTTATGATACCGGGTATAGACGGCTTTGAACTCTGCCGCCTTATCCGCGCCGAGAGCAGTGTTCCCATACTTATGCTGACTGCCCGTTCAAGTGAGGCAGACAAAGTAAACGGGCTGGAAGCGGGGGCGGATGATTATCTATCCAAACCCTTTGGCATGAAGGAACTGCTGGCCAGAATGAGGGCTCTCCTTCGCCGCAGCCAGATGTTGAACTCTCAGGCAGATATAGCAGGCGGGCTGAAGATAGGCGATTTGGAGATATTTATTGAACGCCATCTGGTAATACGGAACGGAGTTGCTCTGGATTTTTCCCCGAAAGAATTTGACCTGTTTAGCTTTTTAGTGCAGAACCGCTATCGGGTTTTCAGCCGGGAACAACTGCTGGAAAAGGTCTGGGGTTATGACTATCCCGGCGGTACCCGTACGGTGGATGTGCATATAAGCTGGCTTCGCCAGAAGATAGAGGTTGATCCCTCCAAACCCCGCCACCTGATAACTGTCAGGGGAACCGGCTACAAGTTTGAGGAGTAGATATGACCAGAAGCCTTAAATGGCGTTTGATAACTCTGTTCTGCCTGCTTATTGCCGGTTGTGTGGGTATACTGAGTATTTTTCTTTCCAATCATCTGGAAAATTCGTATATGGATAACCTGCAGTCACGCCTGATACAGGAGGTTACCCTGTTTTCACGGGTAGTGCCTGAATATATCACCGAAAGCCCGGATAGTTTTGATGCCGGTGTAAAGAAACTTGGGGCTTCGCTGGATATAAGGCTGACCGTGATTGCCCTTGACGGACAGGTGCTGGCAGATTCACTCCAGTTGCCTTCGGAAATGGAAAACCACTCTACCAGAATTGAGTTTATTGATGCCCTTGCAAGCGGCATCGGCATAAGTATTCACCCATCTGCCAGCCTGGGGTATGAAATGCTGTACGTGGCTACTCTGGTTAAAAGCGGCCAAGATGTGCTGGCGGTAGCGCGGGTGGCTTTGCCGGTGGAAGAGGTGTACGCTGCCGTACGGGAGGTAGACCGTACTATTCTGCTGGGTGCGGTAATAAGTATACTGGCGGCCGGTCTGCTGGCGGTTTGGGTAGCGGCCAGTGTTACCCGTCCGGTTAAGGAACTGACGGCTATTTCCAGGCGTATTGCCCAAGGGCAAATGGATACCATTCAGATAGATGTAAGCGGCAAAGGGGAAATGGAAGAGCTGGCAAAGGCCTTTCGGCTGATGACTGAGCGCCTGCGTGACAGCATAAAAGCTGTCAGTTCGGAGCGTGACCATCTTTCGGCGGTACTGGAACGCATGGGGGACGGCATTTTCCTGCTGGACCGTGAGGGTTCAATAAACCTTTTAAATCACGCTTCTGAGCGAATATTCAAACTGGAAGCTGGCGGAGTAATAGGGCATAGCTTTGTGGAAGCGATACGTGACCATGAAATAAACGCTGTTTTTGAGCGTGCTAAATCCTCCGGCAAACAGGAGATGGGTTTTGTAGAGCTTACCGCAGGCAAGCGTTTTCTGGGCATTATTGCCACCCCTCTGGTCAGCCAGTCCGGTTATCTGGTGCTGGTGCAGGACCTTTCGGAGCTTCGGCGGCTGGAAAAGGTTAGGCGGGATTTTGTAGCCAATATTTCCCACGAATTACGTACACCCATTACCTCTCTTAAACTGTTAACAGAAACCTTGCAGGAAGGAGCGGCATCTGACCCTGATGTGGCGGCCGGTTTTATTGATAAAATCCACCTTGAGGTAGATAAACTGGCCCAGCTGGTTACGGAATTAAGTGATCTCTCTGCTATAGAAAGCGGGCAGGCGGTTTTGAACCTCCAGCCGGGAGATATAAGAACGGCTATCAAACTGGCGGCTGAAAGGCTTAGTCCTCAGGCAGAACGGGCGGGTATAATTCTTGGGGTAGAGCTGCCTGAAACCCTGCCGCAGGTAAGACTGGACGAAAACAGGGTTGAGCAGGTACTGGTTAATCTGGTGCATAACGCTATCAAGTTTACTCCCAAAGGCGGAAAGATAAAGATTGGTGTCCGTACTCAGAGCCAAACACTGGTAGTATATGTAACTGACAGCGGCATAGGTATACCCGAAGATGATTTAACCCGGGTGTTTGAGCGTTTTTACAAGGTGGACAAATCCCGTTCCGGTGGGGGCACAGGTTTGGGGTTGGCTATTTCCAAGCATATTGTGCAGGCTCATGGCGGGAGTATTTGGGCAGAGAGCGTTTATGGCAAGGGAGCTACCTTTAGCTTTAGTTTGCCGCTAGCCTGAGGAATCCCTAAAACCCGGTAGCGCCAGCCAGTTTGAATAAAGCTGGCTTTTTTGTTTTCCGAAATAGTCCTCAGTATCTATTAACTAAGGGTATCCTGAAAATTTTACATAACCTTAACATGTTCTTTATATGGTCTTAATCTTTAAGCATTAAACTGATAGTGTGAATAAGGAAAGAGGAAATGAAACAAGAAAGGAGGTGAATATAATGGAAAGAATAACTTTAGCTCTGGTAGCCCATGATAACAAGAAGCAGGAAATGGTTGAACTGGTGAAGAAGCATGAAACAGACTTGGCAAGCCTTAATCTGGTAGCCACCCGCACCACCGGTAAGCTGATTCAGGCAAGCACAAGTCTGAATGTTACCCTGTTGCAAAGCGGCCCTCTGGGAGGTGACCAGCAGATTGGTGCCATGGTAGCCAGCGGGGTAGTAACCGCTATCATATTTCTTCGTGACCCCCTGACCGCCCAGCCCCATGAACCTGATATCTCCGCCCTGATGCGCGTGTGTGACGTACATAATGTACCCT
Protein-coding sequences here:
- a CDS encoding type IV pilin protein: MKMPLNIFKRESGFTLIEILVVVAILGALAGVVIPNVIKFMHEGKVESANTELANVRLAVLSAMVDVKTNTLNDGGTVGPGHTSSVTYGSPSVSLPVHNFIMGAVIGIYTLDEKGLIASAEMPEDSDWAGLTFVNGAWQ
- a CDS encoding ornithine cyclodeaminase family protein; amino-acid sequence: MPTLILSRKDISGLISMPVVIQAVEQAFKDWAVGLADMPSKVYLTLPGGDFRAMPASLPGAAGIKWVNVHPGNRALHMPTVMGLIIYSDPDTGYPLAIMDGTDITAYRTGAAAAIASRYLARQDATTLGIIGAGRQAITQIMAHKVLFELREIRVYDISPDAGLRLIEYFPDLNIRQTSLEETAASDIICTLTTSTKPVLFLKHLKPGCHINAVGADAPGKQELDPLILKQAVVVVDDMDQAIHAGELNVPVKAGAFNKEMVKANLGQILMGGKSGRSSVRDITVFDSTGVAIEDIAVAKWLYQRASNLGTFLSLPLVE
- a CDS encoding ATP-binding protein, yielding MTRSLKWRLITLFCLLIAGCVGILSIFLSNHLENSYMDNLQSRLIQEVTLFSRVVPEYITESPDSFDAGVKKLGASLDIRLTVIALDGQVLADSLQLPSEMENHSTRIEFIDALASGIGISIHPSASLGYEMLYVATLVKSGQDVLAVARVALPVEEVYAAVREVDRTILLGAVISILAAGLLAVWVAASVTRPVKELTAISRRIAQGQMDTIQIDVSGKGEMEELAKAFRLMTERLRDSIKAVSSERDHLSAVLERMGDGIFLLDREGSINLLNHASERIFKLEAGGVIGHSFVEAIRDHEINAVFERAKSSGKQEMGFVELTAGKRFLGIIATPLVSQSGYLVLVQDLSELRRLEKVRRDFVANISHELRTPITSLKLLTETLQEGAASDPDVAAGFIDKIHLEVDKLAQLVTELSDLSAIESGQAVLNLQPGDIRTAIKLAAERLSPQAERAGIILGVELPETLPQVRLDENRVEQVLVNLVHNAIKFTPKGGKIKIGVRTQSQTLVVYVTDSGIGIPEDDLTRVFERFYKVDKSRSGGGTGLGLAISKHIVQAHGGSIWAESVYGKGATFSFSLPLA
- a CDS encoding response regulator transcription factor, whose protein sequence is MPEHKILVVEDDATLRELLCYNLAKEGYQLECAEDGLKALSVYRLFKPALVILDVMIPGIDGFELCRLIRAESSVPILMLTARSSEADKVNGLEAGADDYLSKPFGMKELLARMRALLRRSQMLNSQADIAGGLKIGDLEIFIERHLVIRNGVALDFSPKEFDLFSFLVQNRYRVFSREQLLEKVWGYDYPGGTRTVDVHISWLRQKIEVDPSKPRHLITVRGTGYKFEE
- a CDS encoding methylglyoxal synthase; the protein is MERITLALVAHDNKKQEMVELVKKHETDLASLNLVATRTTGKLIQASTSLNVTLLQSGPLGGDQQIGAMVASGVVTAIIFLRDPLTAQPHEPDISALMRVCDVHNVPLATNVSTAEAVLHLIFEHPEELKEHRLKSQLLNSLNS